One genomic window of Pieris rapae chromosome 15, ilPieRapa1.1, whole genome shotgun sequence includes the following:
- the LOC110996626 gene encoding chaoptin-like translates to MVLGDGSGRHALRLAALAACIVVGALAPERLEPCSASPLCSCRTAHMSCTAVPLHRFPEWPRVELQHLDISMSNLEIITESALDGLHLQTLVLVANKLHYIEAHALSSMASSLASLDLGYNEFTEIPEQGLNDLRVLNWLNLQNNLISHIGPEVRWHYLEDTLTSLSLSNNQISHLEPQALSTLTHLLQLDLEGNYLRSISYDSLPQSLTVLKLSNNFLYGISCDLIFNLPRLQILHLRHNLITFHTNDTCLHNKTKRLEKLDLSNNKLKADIEINLFREIQIRQIILDLNDLITIPKSVFLNNRIERLSISYNKLTSISRDLFLSLKNSLEHLEIEHNKLSYLPDSLAQVLRLRHLSLAYNELEEAPPLPARIQTLSLAGNFLTSMPSTLHALEPGSIRYLDLSYNKISNLLPNEFRDWSTSLGTINLKGNRIAQINNNVFPVSLPVKEINLSFNDLYYVHPQSFSNLSGSLHVLESSSTLFSGYFPIEVDDGFENLSWLSFDNNDFHILKISELAAYPFLKYLNLDYNRIIEIVIDDHSSNVSSTISNLRMSYNFLSSISKQSFSRTPELTNLDLSFNKISNLTKYTFSNLSNLRYLSLASNIIDSMETKAFANLPKLEILELQCNNLSYLYLNSLHNVSNEYVTFTVNVSRNIIRFIEGDTPISINIFDGSYNDFYEVPTNFFIAVEYTIRHVILSHNKITHIVSEAFGQSAFLEILDLHKNSISVIKRKSFSDLVSLQILDLSFNAISQLSVEQFYNLRKLRYLKMDHNNIRLLPRDIFKNTIIEHLDLGFNEISLFPVTALSQIGFTLRHLDFTGNRIEYLDGNIFRNTQFLSSLSLGGNLLTVLSDNTFSSLGGLRRLDLSFNSIKANFKELFHNLPNLRHLNLANISLKSVPYLPLTNLTSLNLTSNYINSFKETDVKRLVNLRRLDISHNRLTSLVPKMWIHLRNLKILDVSYNPVVRITPNSFKGLHDLSHLNLNGLKYIDIIDQDSFRPLTSLRSLHLQTWSAINHSTFRLANITSSLPSLYKLVIHWKDKTMNEQLHGIDARKLRYLEIRGINLERIHDDAFEPFASSQEIFIKITETSISKLPPAFMKHLGQIPQLGIDISYNQIARLNPAIFYPNFTSWSHVATKLLSGGLILTGNPLRCECGLAWLGAWLRRWLQENEAGSELRRAVHTATCTDQAGRQVPLLQLRADEAECHASALSSDAQPNYSSFIYKMTFCLWILILR, encoded by the exons ATGGTTTTGGGCGATGGTAGTGGGCGGCATGCGCTGCGTTTGGCGGCTCTGGCCGCTTGCATCGTGGTGGGAGCCTTGGCCCCCGAACGATTGGAGCCCTGCTCAGCAAGCCCCCTTTGTTCCTGCAGGACTGCGCATATGTCCTGCACAGCCGTGCCATTGCATAGATTTCCag aatgGCCTCGGGTAGAGCTTCAACACTTAGATATAAGTATGtcaaatttagaaataattactgAAAGTGCACTGGATGgattacatttacaaacatTAGTTTTAGTAGCGAATAAACTACACTACATCGAAGCCCATGCATTAAG ctcAATGGCCAGTTCCTTGGCCTCTTTAGACCTTGGTTACAACGAATTTACAGAAATACCGGAACAAGGCCTAAATGATTTGAGAGTTTTGAATTGGCTCAATTTACAAAA CAATTTAATATCACATATCGGACCAGAAGTGAGATGGCACTACTTAGAAGATACACTAACTAGTTTATCATTgagtaataatcaaatatcacATTTGGAACCCCAAGCTCTCTCCACTCTTACTCACCTGTTGCAGTTAGACTTGGAGGGCAATTATTTACGGAGCATCAGTTATGATTCCTTGCCCCAGTCCCTCACGGTCCTAAAGTTATCGAATAACTTCCTATACGGCATCTCctgtgatttaatatttaacctcCCTAGACTGCAAATATTACACCTacgtcataatttaattacatttcacACGAATGACACTTGTCtacacaataaaacaaaacgattGGAGAAATTGGATTTgagtaataacaaattaaaagcaGACATAGAAATCAACCTATTCCGAGAAATTCAAATCAGACAGATAATTTTAGACCTGAACGATTTGATCACGATACCAAAGTCGGTATTTCTGAACAATCGAATAGAGCGTTTGTCAATTTCCTATAATAAACTGACGTCGATATCGCGAGACTTATTTTTATCGTTGAAGAACTCGCTCGAGCATTTAGAAATAGAGCACAACAAATTGTCCTATTTGCCGGACAGTCTAGCGCAGGTTTTGCGACTGCGTCATTTATCTTTAGCCTACAATGAGTTGGAGGAGGCACCTCCATTGCCGGCTCGTATTCAGACGCTGTCGCTTGCCGGGAACTTCCTAACTTCCATGCCTTCCACCCTCCACGCTCTCGAGCCCGGTTCGATTCGTTATCTCGACCTTAGCTACAATAAGATATCTAATTTGCTGCCCAATGAATTCCGAGATTGGTCGACTTCCCTGGGGACTATAAACTTGAAAGGTAACAGAATTGcacagataaataataatgtatttcctGTTAGCCTGCCAGTGAAAGAAATCAATTTAAGCTTTAACGACCTGTACTATGTACATCCACAGTCGTTCTCTAATTTATCGGGCTCCCTGCACGTTTTAGAGTCGTCTTCAACTCTCTTCAGTGGATACTTTCCGATCGAAGTCGACGATGGGTTTGAAAATCTCAGTTGGTTATCGTTTGACAATAACGATTTTCACATCCTTAAAATAAGCGAGCTTGCAGCGTATCCATttctaaagtatttaaatttagattacaATAGAATTATAGAAATAGTGATAGATGACCACAGTAGTAATGTTTCTTCGACTATTAGCAATTTAAGAATGTCATATAATTTTCTAAGTTCTATAAGTAAACAAAGTTTTAGTCGTACCCCAGAATTAACAAATTTGGATTTATCATTCAACAAAATCAGTAACTTGACGAAATATACCTTTTCCAACTTATCTAATTTACGATATTTATCTCTCGCGAGCAATATAATTGACTCGATGGAGACAAAGGCATTCGCTAATTTACCCAAACTGGAGATACTGGAACTTCAATGTAACAACTTAAGTTATTTGTATCTCAACTCGTTACATAATGTCTCCAACGAATACGTAACTTTTACTGTAAATGTAAGCAGGaatataataagatttataGAAGGAGATACTcctatttctattaatatttttgacggCTCTTACAATGATTTTTACGAGGTGccaacaaatttttttatcgCTGTAGAATATACGATAAGACATGTCATACTATCGCATAATAAAATCACGCACATTGTAAGCGAAGCGTTCGGTCAGTCCGCCTTCCTagaaattttagatttacataaaaacagcattagtgtaataaaaagaaaatcattcTCCGATTTAGTGTCCTTGCAAATATTAGACCTCTCATTCAATGCAATATCGCAGTTATCTGtggaacaattttataatttaagaaaactaCGATACCTAAAAATGGACCACAATAACATTAGACTGCTGCCTAGAGATATCTTCAAAAACACTATAATAGAGCATTTAGATTTAGGTTTTAACGAGATATCGCTGTTTCCTGTCACAGCTCTGTCGCAAATAGGTTTTACATTACGACACCTAGATTTTACTGGCAATAGGATAGAATATTTAGACGGTAACATATTTCGGAACACACAATTCCTATCAAGCCTTAGCTTAGGAGGCAATCTGCTAACGGTACTATCTGATAACACGTTTTCCAGTCTTGGTGGCTTACGTCGCTTGGACTTAAGTTTCAACTCTATAAAGGCAAACTTTAAGGAGCTGTTTCACAACCTTCCCAACTTAAGGCATTTGAATCTTGCAAACATAAGTTTAAAGTCGGTGCCTTATCTACCTTTAACGAACTTAACGAGTCTCAATTTGACTTCTAATTACATTAACAGTTTTAAAGAGACTGATGTTAAACGATTAGTGAACCTTCGTCGCTTAGACATAAGCCATAACAGACTAACTTCTTTAGTGCCAAAGATGTGGATACATTTGAGAAATCTCAAGATATTAGATGTTTCATATAATCCCGTTGTAAGAATAACGCCTAACAGTTTTAAAGGCTTGCACGACTtgtcacatttaaatttaaatggtcTTAAGTACATTGATATCATTGACCAAGATTCTTTCCGTCCCTTAACTTCCCTACGCTCCCTGCATCTTCAAACTTGGTCCGCAATAAATCATTCCACTTTCCGGCTCGCAAACATTACTTCCTCGCTTCCCTCACTGTATAAATTAGTAATACATTGGAAAGATAAAACAATGAATGAGCAGCTGCATGGAATTGACGCGAGAAAATTGcgatatttagaaataaggGGCATCAATTTGGAGAGGATACACGACGATGCATTCGAGCCGTTCGCAAGCAGCCAAgagatatttatcaaaatcacGGAGACGTCAATATCAAAACTTCCTCCTGCATTTATGAAGCACCTCGGGCAAATACCACAACTGGGCATAGACATCAGTTACAATCAAATCGCTAGGCTTAATCCGGCTATCTTCTACCCAAATTTTACGAGCTGGAGTCACGTAGCGACAAAATTGCTTTCAG GTGGTTTAATTCTCACCGGGAACCCGTTACGCTGCGAGTGCGGTTTGGCCTGGCTCGGGGCGTGGCTTCGCAGATGGTTGCAAGAGAACGAAGCTGGCTCCGAATTAAGAAGAGCTGTCCACACTGCAACCTGCACTGATCAGGCAGGACGACAAGTTCCGTTGTTACAGCTACGCGCGGATGAGGCCGAATGCCATGCTAGTGCTCTCTCGAGTGACGCTCAGCCTAACTACTCCAGTTTCATTTACAAAATGACGTTTTGTTTGTGGATCCTCATTCTTAGGTGA